Below is a window of Poecile atricapillus isolate bPoeAtr1 chromosome 2, bPoeAtr1.hap1, whole genome shotgun sequence DNA.
ATGTTGTAGAACTCTGTTATTTATTGCACAGAATGGATTTTAGATCTCCTGGAGGAGAATGGATCAAATCTGCTGGAGGTCAAAACCTGCTGGTAACAAGCAGTTGCTAAAAATGGCCCAAAAAATGGGCTGTGAAGCAAATCAAACAGTAACTGTGCCATTTGAAGTGGGAATAGCCGTGTTTCCACCCTTTCCCAGGTGCTGAAAGGCTCCATGCACCAAAGATGTTTGGGATTTGGCTTCATATGAGGGAGgacagggttagatgggatattaaaatgaaatgccTCGCTTTGAGGGTGGTGgggcccagagaagctgtggctgccccacccatggaattgttcaaggcaaggttggacagggcttggaataACCACCAGATAATCTTGaatgtcccttccagcccaaaccattctgtgattccaattTTCATCCCACAGAACGAGCTCAGATAAGAACAGCATCCCGTTATTCGGTTCCATCAGGCTTGGCTTGTACTGAATCCTTGTAATCACAGTCCTGCTTTCCTCCCAGGGGTTGTGGGGCTCTTCAGCATCATCAGCAAGGGATGTGACTCCTCATGTGAAACATCCTACCAGGACTTCAACGTGGGCAACAGGAacatctcctgctgcagcagtgacCTCTGCAACGTCAACGCCGCAGGCAGTGTGAGGTCCAGCTATGGGCTGGCCGGAGGCATAGCGGCCGGAGTGCTCTGGATCGTGGTCAACAACAAATTTTGAGGAGCAAAGATGCCTCCCATGGCCACAGAAAGCCTTGGAGCACCCTCCTAATAACAGGAATTGTAACCAGGGGCAGTGGGGTGTGTTGGGCACCTAGCACCCTGGGAGCTGATGGCAGCTCTTTGCCATATGATGGCTTCTGCTTTAATCTTATTACAAAGCTCAAGTGCGACCAGATAAGGAAATGTGTGTTCATGTTATCTGCAAAACACctaaaataaagttatttctCCACCAACTGTGAGTGTGTCACGTGCCTATCACTCGGTCACCTCTTTCtggccacagcagagctgcagagctttTATGTCCAGCCAATGTCCAGCCCAGGTCACTGCTGTGCAATGTGACCTGAAGTCCATTTTGTGACCAAGTAGCTGGCCCAGaggatgagggaaaggctgcagATGTATCTCCCTGGAGTTCAGGGAAGCCTTTGGTGCTGCTTCCCATGACGTTCTCCTGAAAAAGCCCAGGGCTTGGGAATGTGCTCTCTTGGCTGGGTTTAAAACTGGCTGGATTCCAGGCACAGAGTGGTGGGGAATGGTGCCACATCCAGCTGGTGGCCGGTCACCAATGGTGTCCCCCTGGGATCAGTGATGGGGTCAGGccaatatatttaaaaaaaaaaaataaaataacagaagctgagttttcagggcaacaatCATCAATAAATATATTGATCTGGATGAGGAGGTCAAGACCGCCCTCtggaatttcacagaatttccCAAACTGAGTGGgatgttgatctgctggagggcaggaaggctctgcagagggatctggacaggctggatcagtGTTCCAGGGCCAGTGGTCTGAGATTCAGTACCAGTGAGGTGTCTGAGTACAAGGCAGACTCTTTAATATCTCTCATGTACAGTTGTAGCCCCTCTCTCTGTGGCTACGGATTCAAAGTTATCCCATGCCTTCTCcagctgatttattttatgGATATAAACTTGGATGTTCCCACCTTGCATTGGTAGATCCTTTGGCAAAGGCAGCAGAAAAAGCACAGTACAAAGAGGCCCGAGAGACACTCTGAGGTGGGTTTTCCAAGCTAGAGCCACGTGAGGAGATCTGgtaaaaaacaaggaagaaaacataGAGAGTAAATCTGGGAGAGCCCTGGGTGGGAGAACAGGATTTAATGAGCTGTGAAGTCAGGACAGCAATGGGGGGAGGATTAAAAGGGGAGGGAGATTGGCCAAGAGCCCCAAATTCCTCTGTTCCACCTTAAAACCTATTGGAGCTGCCAAAGATGTGAGGATCCAGAGGCTGAAACCACAGGGAATCATTTCCCTGGTGGGGATGCATCACCTGGAGGATCCACAGCCATGGGACAAGGGTCAAAATCCCATATGGGATGAAGTCAAAGGGATGTCAGGAGATAATGACACCAATCTGCGGTTGTGAAAGACAAAAGTGCGTAAATCCTTGGGATGCAAGGCTAATTGTAAGGAAGCTGCTAATTGTAGGAAGCTGGGAAGGGGTTTTTCCCCAGAGGAAATCAAGAATGAGCCACCTTGTTTATAGGAATCCAATCTGGTTATTGGTGAAGGGAGGATATGGGACAAGTGGAGTGATTTATTCTGGCTTTTCCAGACCTCCTGAGTCACATCCCTGGAAGGGGGCTCATCCACCTGTAGGTCTTCAGTCAGGCTGTTTTCTGCATGGGTGATCAGCTCCATGGAGTCTCCATTCCAGGGAATCCTCTCCTTGTCCCTGACACCTGGGACACGCCCAGTCCCCACTTTCTGAAACAATTCCTGGGTGTGTCCACATCCAGAGGCCATTCCCAACCAGCAATTTGGCTACAGTGGTCTTTTCTGGAGACTGGGAATTTAAGTGGCCAAGGCCTGGTGGCTCCAGAGCCATCGGAGTCCTCAGGGATTTTGGATGAAAGAGCCTCTTCCAGCTCCTGTCAAACAcattcataaaatcatggaatggtttgggttggaaaggaccttgaagATCCTCTTGTTCCActgccctgccatggccagagataccttccactagaccaggtggcTCAGatccccatccaacctggccttgaacgcttccagggatgggaattttgggaatggaGGCTGTTCAGCTCTAATTTAACATGTTGGTCCCATGGCAATGCTGTCTAATTCCTCGAGCATGAAATTGAGGAGTTTCTTCCCTGAGCAACGAGGTGGCTTTCCCAAGGTCTGGTGGTTGAGAACCAATGCCTAAACACACCCAGAGGATCAAGGGATGATTTCTTCTCCCAATTTCTGCTCTGGAGGAGTCCAGGATTGACCACTGAGTTATTCTCATCTGGATTTACCTAGAGATAAATCCTCTCTGTGGACATATCTGGAAGTCACACGGGTAGGAAGGCACGGAGCACCTCTCCAATAAGGAGagacagagagggctggggttGCTCAGCCTGAAGAAGGGAAGGCTCTGGTGAGAGCTTTcagtgcctgaaggggctccaggagagctggagagggactttggaaaagggatggagggacaggacacagggaatggcttcccactgccagagggcagggatagctcagatttggggaaggaattgttccctgggagggtggtgagaccctgACATagcatttcccagagaagctgtggctgcccctggatccctggaagtgtccaaggccaggttggatttGGTTTGGAGCAGTCTGGTCTAGAGGGGGTTCCAGCCCAAGgtattctgggattctgtgatttggtGATGAGATAGTTTAGAGAAGGTGCCCTTGGGAGAGGCCAAGACTGGACAGACACAGTAAAGAACTGGTCAGGAACCCCCTGTGGGACTGGTGGCACCTGGCACAGCACTTGGAATAACCCCAAACCTCACTCTCCATCCAGGTCACCGACAGAGCAGCCTCAAAAACAACCCTCTGAATTCTGGGACGGGCAAGGAGGTGGTGAACTGGGGCAGATAAATGACTCAGCCGTGGATCAGaacctgggctgggccagggcaggaccAGGAAGAGGATGGGATGTTTTCCCAAGGGCTGGGACTGCACGTTGGCAGAAAGGTTGGTTCCCCCTCCTGCTTTAAACCCTTCACAAATTTCAACAGGACTGCGGGTCAGGTcactctgctctgccctgcaccCTCTGTCACTAAAGTGCTCTGTGGGTGCAGAAATCTGTGAAAATTTACATTTCAGGTGCTGATAAAACAtcctgagagctgctgcaggacacaCAAGCACAGTAATCAAGGCTGGGTGTATTTTGCCCAAGGAAGTTGCTTCTTGAACAGTTTTATCAATTCTTCTGTCCTCTCCACACTTCTCAAGAGGCCTAAAATTGAGGACAGGGTCTTTAAAAAACtcaagtgtcccaggccaggtttgatggggcttggagcaatctcATCTCCAAATCAAACCATTCCACCATTCTAAGGCTTCATGATTCTCTTTACCCCTGGTACAATTAACCATTATTCATCATCCCTGTGGATAAGGATTAGGCCATCCAGTATTTCCTACAGCCCATTAAAATTTACATCCAGTGCCTTAACTAGCCTGAAAACTGTCACCAAGTTCCTCTGAAATCAACCCAGCTTTCAGCAGCTGATTAAGAACAGGATTTAAACCACTGGGGAAAGTCTCTGGGGCAGAGAGGCTGGATGAGTTGGACTTGGGACCAGCTGCTCCTTGCTGTGCTCCGCATTTCCTTCATGGCCCGGGGCAAGCTCCACAGCATTTCCATTCCTCTGCCTTGTACAGATGTTATCAGGCCCAATACATGGAGAGATGCTCAGATAGCGACTTTAACGGGCCAGGGGAGAGATTGAGGCTAAAAATGATCTCACAGAGTCAGCTGGGGAAGGCTCGCCCGTTCCCAGCTCACCCTGCCCAGCCACATTCCTGCTCTGAATCATGCACATGTTGCTGTGCACTGAAGGTGTTTTTGAGGACAAATAGAGCTGAGAGAGACCAGTTAGCTCTCTATCTCTTATAAAACTGATGCCTTTTTGGGGctacctaaaaacagaggccagacaaaaATGAAAGTATAAAAAGCAGTTGTATTtattgaagggccttcaggtacattttGGGCAGATGAAgcccacccaaaaaaacccagacaacaGGTCCATTTTCATACTTTTATAAGTTGGGTCCATTTGCATATTGGGGGTTAATCTTCCAATTACAACGTCAGGTATTGAAGTAATTTACCTCAAGTTTGCTCCAGGGCCTGAGACAGTGAGGTGTCCCTGATTCCCAGGCCTACAGGGGAATTGTTTTGCCAAAGCAAAATGGGAAGACAGTAGCTAACACTGTATATGAACTTTAGAGTTATACACTGAAGAATTACAGGattacaaatattaaaaaaaatataaaagtttaAATCCTAAAGCATCGTTACCACTAGAACCAATCCAAATTCCTGCCCTTTGCAGAACTTCCCTCAACGAATTGTAGCTGCCCCTCATGCAGGACGAGTTCATCCCATGGCATCTTGACAAATCCCACTTCCATCCTGCCACTTGACAGCTCCGTGTGCCAGAGATCCCTCGATCCCTCATTTCTGACCTTATCCTGAGCTCTCCTAACACCTTCCCAAACTCCTCCTCAGGTCTCCTTGCAAAACAGGTGCTGCTCTGACTCCTCTGATGATGCTCAGATTCTCTTGCAACCCCAACCTCCTCCCTCTACGGCTTCTCCGATTTCTCATCCATATTTTATGGAGACATTGCCTTAAAAGCCATCAACTCAATGAAAAAGCTCTTGTAACGTGcctttcccagaattttttaCACCAGACAAGTTCATCCCATCTATGCCTGGAATAGTGAAATTTAAAGGCACCTGCTCACCTCTGCCAGTGGTTCTCCACATTAATCACTCTAAGACACCATGAGCCAGCCCTGGGAcatttctcagctctgctggtggCCCTCCCTGGCTGGGGCAGTGTCACCACCTCCCCTGAAACAGAGGTGACAAGCATGGGTCTGAGTTAGAAAAGGCAAAAACGTTTCCCTGCTTCCTCTCTGCTTATTTTCATTCCgattcagcctggccttgaggGAATCCGTGGAATGAGGGCTTCACCCAGGGCAGGGAAGTGAAAGTGGAGTGATGGATTTGTTCTCCTCAGGGGTCACCACACACTGAGGTATTTGCAGGGACAAACCCGGGTGGTGCCACACACAGGTGCCAAATGAGTTGTGAAGTCTGCCTTTGGATTTGCATTTGGCAGCAGCCTTTGAACTCGCAAAAAATAACAGATTCATCTTCTCTCACAgacaaattcaagaaaaaatgtCATCTCTGTCTGTAACCTCCACTATTTCTTTAATGAAGAGGGAGGTAATCATCCTGCTTGAAATACTATTTTTGGACACCTTTTCAAATGCCATAattaaaaagagaggaaggTGTGGCCAAGATTTCAAATCATTAATTGAGAGGTGATAATTTGAACACACCTGACCTATTTAGAAAAATGAAGGCAGACTTGCCATCAGAATTTGACTATTGAAATAAGATGTGAATActtaaaatgaaacaattaGGAAAACAACCCTTTCCAATCTTGCTCTTGCAGggaggaggcagggaatggTAATTCCTTGTCATGAACGAGGTGATCATGTTCAGTCATTGCCTTTGGACTGGTTCCAGCTGCCTTGCAGTAAAATGACAGAGCATTTAGAAACATTCTCACACCCATGGACTATCAAAGACAGCTGTTTCCCTGCCCTTCATAATCCCAGCCAATTAATTTATCTTCTTTGATGTTTTCGCAGCAGACGTTCTGTTATCAGGTGCTCTTCAAGTGCGGCAGCTCTGCCCTGATTCTCCTCATCCTTCTCGTgaggaaaggaaatatttgccTTTACCATGGAGATCTGTGGATTCACAGCATTCATGGCAAGCAGGGATTCACTGCCAGCATGTCCCTGTCAGAAATTCTTGCAGGGTTTTCATCAGTATCCATAAGAATCGAGAAATCCCTGACACTTTGATTaccagaaaaaattcaaatgtatTCACTCCCTGGGTATCCCCCAAATTTATTGTCTCATTGtggtattttgggggttttttaacaTTACTATACAAGTTCTGGGGACCATTTTGGGGTAAATCAAGCCCAGGACATTTTGTAACACATTGCATTCCCTGGAAGGATCCTGCTTAACAAGCACCAGAGGTGGGATACACCCACACACCCCCCCAGAAATGCAGGGTGAATAAAGggtgagaaaaatatttccttaaaaatcaTGGAACCCAAAATACAAACAACTTAACTACTTTTCTGGCCTTCTAGGAATGGGACCAGCAAGGCCCAGGGCCAGAGGTCACAGTTCACAGTGGACACCTCTGGGCACTGGAGGTTCCTCATCCCTACTGTCACCAGCATGGGTTGAGCTCAAGGATCTCCCAATTTCTGGGGGTGGCAGAGGAgttaaaacaaaccaaagatCATTTTCAGAGGCAGTTTGGATACAATCAGTGGGTTTTGGCAGGAAAAAGAATCACAGACCATTCTTTTAGTCGGCTTCAGTGCCAGAGACTCGTCCTCAGCatttctgtccctgcccatggcagggagttggTTGAGAGGATCTTTGACAATCTTTCCAAAATTAACTATTTCCATTATTCCTTGGTCTTTAATTTTTTAGATGCTCTGCAACATCAGTTTCAAACACCAAATTCTATTTATTGCAGTTGAGATGCATAGAAAAAGGCTGAACATGTTTGAAGAGACTGGAGGGTTTTGTGTAAAAATGTGATATTGAATTGTGGGATTGCTCAGGCAGGAGAAATCTGAGTAATCTGAAGGAAACTCCTCTTCCACATGGATTCAAGGGTTCCCAGACTGAACCATTCCCTCCCAACCTGGATCTGTCCAAACCCTTTTCAAAGTGTTTTCAACCAGCTGCTATCTCAACCCAGGTCAAGATCTACAAAATGGGCCATTGCTGTTGCTGGCCCATGGAAAATCCTCACATCCGGGGCTGCACATCCGTATTCTCCATGCTCAGCAGGAATTCTTAATATCCAGgctgaaaatgtttgttttcctccaAAGTTTTGTGACTCTGTTCTAGGGAAATGTCTCATCCCCAGAGACCTTTTCGTGaagtggaaaagaaatggaaatgcagTCTGGGATGGGTGTTTATTCCCCAGCTGTGAAAGAGAACTAAATTAGTGATTAATGGGATGAAATTTAACAAGTCTAAATGACAGATTCTGCACCTAAGATGGAGCAATGCCAGGCACAAGAtaaactgggagaggagggacTGGAAACCAGTTCTGCAGAAGGAATCTGACTGGAGTTCCATAGGAGTCACCAGTGTGTCCTGGCAGCCAAGAGGACAAACCACATCCTGGGCTGTGTCCAGGGAGATTATCCCGCTGTGTCCAGCATTGCTGTGCCTTCCCCTAAAACATTCTGTGCAATTCTGGGCCCCACAAATtaggaatgatgggaatgtcCTGGAATGTGTCCTGGAATGAGggcaagagagctggagaagggctggaaggaacACCCTTGAGTGCTCTGGGCTTGCCCAGTTTGGAGAAGATGAGGGTGAGAGGGAACCTCGTTGCAATTCTTTGAGGAGACAAATGGAGACAGATGTGCTGAGCTCCCTGGGACCGGGGGACAGGACATGTGGGAAAGGGTCAAAACTGCACCAGGGAAGGCATAGACTGGACATCAGAAAGTATATTTTTACCAAGagggtggtcaaacactggaacagcttCTTGGAGAGGTGGTCAGTGACTCAGCTCTGCCAGAATTTGGATTTCAGAATATGCTTTAAATTCTGGTAAACCCTGAATGGGTCAGGGACTTGGACTGGATGGGCATTGTAGGACCCTTCCAACTGAAAattctagtctagtctagtctaatttaatctaatttattctaatctaatctaatctaatctaatctaatctaatctaatctaatctaatctaatccaACCTGTTTAGGACAGATGGCTCTTTCCCTGCACAGATTTCACCGTGCTTTCTGCGAAGAGCCCCAAAACGCCAAGGGTGGAGCCCCAAGCAGACCAGGAAGCAAAGCCACAGCACCGTGTGGCTACGCCAAGGTAAATGCCCTGCCACCACCACCCCGGTGACTCACCACGAAATAAAAACCAGGGGACAGCTTTGCATCATGGAAATGACGGGGGAACTTCTGTTGGCCCCGGGATTAAGATGTCGACATGAAGAAGCCCAAATCCTCTGGCTAAAGTAGAACTCACAGCTGCCTCTTTCCAACCGAACAGCGGGATTGGGGGCAGGCAGCATCCTGAGGACAGCCAGGGATGTAGGAGGCAAGGAGACAATGCAGACTCTGGGTGAAGGTGGTTGGTGAAGGGTGGATGTGCTGCTCTGCCTCACATGACGGGGCTGTCAAGAGAAGGGTCCAAACCACCTGAGTCACATCCCTGGAAGGGGGCTCATCCACCTGTAGGTCTTCCAGTCAGGCTGTTTTCTGCATGGGTGACCAACTCCATGAAGTCTCTGTTCCAGGGAATCCTCTCCTTGTCCCTGACACCTGGGACACTCCCAGTGCCCACTTTCTGTAACAGTTCCTGGGTGTGTCCACATCCAGAGGCCATTCCCAACAAGCAATTTGGCTACAGTGGTCTTTTCTGGAGACTGGGAATTTAAGTGGCCAAGGCCTGGTGGCTCCAGAGCCATCGGAGTCCTCAGGGATGTTGGGTGAAACAGCCtcttccagctctctcagccccAGAAGGGTCCAATTCCCTTAATCAGTATCAGGttcagaatcatggaatggtttggggtggaaaggGCCTGAATGGTCACCCAGTTCcagcctcctgccctgggcagggacaacttccactatcccaggttgctccaagccccatccagcctgggcttgggcacttccagggatctaGGGTAGCCACAGCAACTCTAGgaaacctctgccagggcctcaccaccctcacaaagaagaatttctttccaataTCTCACccaaccctgccctctggcagtgggaagccacttcctgtgtcctgtccctccatcccttgtccaaagtccctctccagcttttttGGAGCTCCTTCGAGTACTGGGAGGAGCTCTCAGGTCTCCAAAGAGCTTCTCTTCTACAGACTCTACAATCCCAGCCCTCTGAGCCTTTCAATATATTTAATAGTACACCAAGACAAACAGTTCCCACACATCACAACCAAGTGAATATTCCACTAAAGTCACCCTTATTTTCCTTGTCACCTtcctccagccccatccaggcagagctgccatgAGATTTGGGAGTGCTTTCAGCAGAAACGAGGTGTAAATTTTAGTCTCACCTCACTCACTCGTGGAATAACTTTCAAACCTGCTCAGTTCCACCCCCTCCAACCCAGTGGAAATGTTACCTGGGCACTTCTTCCTCCATCATCCACTCCAAATCTTGGAGTTATCCAAATATGAATCCACCAAGCAGTGGAGTGTGGAAGAGCTGGATTCAAGCGTACACAGAGCTGAGCACTGTCCATAAACTCTTTATTTTAGCTATGGGGGGGTATTTGCAAACCTGGAACCCCAAATGAGGCATGGCCCAACATCCTTGGATGACAGGACAGCTCTCCAGGATGGACAGATGGGCGCTGGAGGCTGACAAGACTAAAGGTTTTCCTGGGATGTTGACGCTGGGGAGGTCATAAAGCCTTTCCACTCTAGTGTCTGGAAAAAACATTCCTTCAGTCCAAACCAGCCTTTACTTCTGTTCTCCATCCCAATTTTCCAGTCATGAGCATGGATCAGTTCTCCAGCCTTTAGAGCTCCCAGGCTGGCACTAAACCTGGAACATTTACATGGAGAAGTGAAGGACTATTTTCTTCTAGTGCCACCATTTTTCTTATCTCAGGCAATTCTTCCCTGCTGTTGAGTGTGCCCAAATTCAGGAATCCTTTCTCCTTCTGCTAAGAAATCCCATCTCTTTTACAATCATGGAAAGGTTTAGGGTTTAAGGGGCCTTCAAGGACATTTAGTTCCAATCccgtgccatgggcagggacaccttccactatcccaggttgttccaagccctgtccaacctggtctggaacatttccaaggatgggggagccacagcttctctgggcaacttaATCCAGAGTTTCACTTCTCTCCCAGGGAAGTATTTCTTCCCAAATTCCAATGTAAGTCTTCTTCTAGTTTAAAACCTTTTCCCCTTTGTCCTATCACCATCTGCCACTCTCCCTCTTTATTAAATCTTCCCTTTTTAGCTTTGTGTTCCTTCCATTCTCGACTCCCCGTGATCCTTTGGATGGGAACTCAGGTCCCTCAGCCACAGGTGGGGAAATGCACCCGGTGCTGCGAGCGGTGCCTTGCACGACATCCCTGCACTGACCCTGctgacacagccccagccacAACACCTTTCCATCAGGATCAGAGATTCTGCCCGGGATCATCCAGGAATTCCCGCGTCTTTCATCTCCCAGACATTTCCAGGCGACGTCCTCGTTTACAGCTCGTACGACTGACTTACCCTGGTGGATGATCCTATTTAATCCGTGACTTGCATCCAAGCCACCTGGTTGTTCAGGATATCCTGATCCTTCCCGGAACTGCTGAGGCTTCCCCAGCTTGTGCCACCAGTAAATCCCGTCCTATTTGGCATCTTTCAAGGTCTTAACGGGAAAAATTAAGCAAGAGCACCCCAAAAGTGAAGAATGGTGCTGGCGAATTTCCCCAGGCTCATATCTCACTCCCAACACTTTAAATCTTTCCAGCTCCTCCACTGCCAAGCTTTAAAAAATTCTCACCCACTTTatatcaatttaatttttatccaTGCCATCTTAATAAATATTCCCACATTACTCTGTGTTATTACTTTGCTAAATTCATGATAATCTGGCTTTAACGTGAAAACAGCAAATACAACATTGGATTTTAAgtattttcctgggttttttattattttccttcctttaaacCTTGTTTTTCACTCCTGCCATTCTATTGAGGCCAGACAGAGGCGGTTACCCCTCCTCTTTTTAATTTAGGTGCTAATTTCTGACCTCATGATTCTTCCTTGAccaatttataaatatttgggAGTGGATCTGGACCTGTTGATCTGTATTTCAGTTCTCCAAGAGTTCTGG
It encodes the following:
- the LOC131575119 gene encoding prostate stem cell antigen-like produces the protein MKAFLVLLLGALLCVDSGSSLQCYSCTSQLSNSRCLTKAECGEKDVCKTDVIRVVGLFSIISKGCDSSCETSYQDFNVGNRNISCCSSDLCNVNAAGSVRSSYGLAGGIAAGVLWIVVNNKF